Below is a genomic region from Herpetosiphonaceae bacterium.
TTTGGGACGGCTCCATCCCATCTCGTAGAGCATCTCTTTGACCCGGATTGGGCTTACCTGACCACATTGAGTACACGGTCCGGCGTCAAAGGCTGGAAACAGGCGAACGCGACGTGCCGGAAATGTCAGGCTTTCAAGATACCCGACCGCCGTCAGCTCGCCACTGCGTGGAACAGTCGTCGCGCCGTCCCATGCCGCCGTTTGTCGTGTCTCATCGACAACTGCTGGTCGGTAGTTCTTGGCGACCAGCGATAGCGTGAGGGAGTGAAAGAGCGTGTCGCCGACCGGCAGCAGATAGACCGGGGGGACGCCATTGATCGAAGGCTTGATGCCTGCGCCGCCCGACTTGGCGAAGGCAGGGATCGTGATCAAGCTCCTCGCGCAGCACGCCGGACATAGGTGGTGATCATCATCTGTGACGTGGCGAAAATGCGTCCGATTCGTCCCGGCAGGGACTTCTTCCAACAAATACGCAATCGTCTTTGGCTCGATCTTGCTGGGCACGGCTGCCGCAGGCTGTTCCGCCGTGTCTTGCTCGAACACGCTCCCCTGGTCGTTTGCGGCAGCCTGCTTGCCTTTCGGTCTTTCTGGTTTGCGCCAGCCGACGAGCGGCACGTCGCCGGTTTGCAGAAATGGAGCGATGGGGTGGAACAGATCGAAGCGTTCCCCGAACTGCTCCCCAAACGCGCGAATGCGTGCCGCATCGAACTGCGGCTCATCCAGCACATCGCCGATGGCGGCGAGATCACGCGGTGCGTAGATCGCCTGGAGAATCGCGGCCAGCAGTCTATGCACCCCGGCGACCGTCAGCGGTGACGGATCGTAGAAGGCTTTCAGCGCATGCGCCTGGAGCAGCACCTCTTCGATGCTGAGCGTGCGTCGCCCGCCGTTGCGATCGAGCACCCGAATCCAGGGCTCGCGCCACAGGTTGAACGAGGCGACAGCGGGTGGTGACAGTGGTTGGGTCATACGATCTCCTGATTGATTGTGAGGCCCAGCAGCGGATCAAGCCGCACCGGAATCCCGGCGATGGTGGTCGTATCTGAAGCGTCCAGCTTCAGCGGGCAGACGTGCTTCAGCAGCGCCGGCGGCTTGCGCCAGGGCCATCGGGTTTTCGAAAGCGCCGCGATCAGGCGCGGATCGCTGATCGGCAGGGCGTGGTTGAGCAGCGCGATCTGGGTGGCGGTATCGGGCTTGCCGGACACGCGCCGCCTGCCCTGCGCATCGATCGAGAGCATCCCGTCGATGTCGTACACCGGAATCACGGTGATACGCTCGCCCAGGCGCGTTTTGGCTGCCTGCCAGCCGATCAGCGCGCCTTCCTCGTCTTCGATGAATTCCAGCGCATCGCCGCAGGCGATGCCATCGCGTGACAGCGGATCGGGCGTGAGTCGGAGTTTCGCCTCGTCCTTCATCATCGCCTGCCCCGCCTGCATCGCGCTCCAGGCTTTCCGCATCGCCTCCGCGTAGGGCGCGTCCGCGTCGAGCGGCGGAAGCTCGGTGGTGTACACCTCTTCGATCAGCGGTCGATAATCCCTGGGTAGCATGATCGATATGATGCTGTCGGCGGCGCATTTTTTCAGGATCTCCCAGGTTCGCCACAGGATGTACTCGTCGTAGATCCGCTTCCATCGCTCCCAATCCGGCATCTCCTGTGCAGCCAGCGGCAACTGCACGTACATGACCGCATCGCTGAATTGGGGCAGCCGTTGACGGTCATGACGATGCAGCCGCCCGGCGCGCTGTAACAGGAGGTCGATCGGCGCGAGATCCGTCACCATCACGTCCACGTCGTAATCCAGGCTTTGCTCCAGCACCTGCGTCCCTACGATGATCACGCGGTCGGTCGGCAAACGTTTGGCATCACGGCCAACCAGGTCGTTCACTCGTTGCTCGCGCTTCTGGCGTTCGTCTAACGGAAAGCGCGCATGGATCAGCACGCACTCAGGAGGATCGAGCCGCTGCAACTCTCGAAAGATGTGTTGCGCATCGTCCACCCGATTACACAGCCTCGCCACAGCGCCGCCCTCCGCCACCAGATCAAGCAGTCGTCGCGCCTGTGCCGCGTAGCTATCGTCGTGGATCAAGCGCAGTGTGAGACGTTGTTCTGCACGAAACGCAGCGACCGACAGGGAACGCTGCTGCTGCACGCTGTAGATCGACAGCACGGGATAGAGCAGCTTGGCCGGAATGTTGGGGACTGGCGCATCCTCGCCGATCACGCTCTGCAAAAAGGCGTGGGCCAGCTTCGCGTGTCGCTGCGAGGGCAAGGTGGCCGACAGCAGAATCACCGACGATCCGAGCGCCGACAGCCAGCGTAGTGTGTGTTCCAGAATGGTGTTCATATAGGCATCGTAGGCGTGAACTTCGTCGATCACGATGACCTTGCCGGCGAGGCTGAACAGCTTGAGCATGTAGTAGCGCGTGTGCAGCCCGGCCATCTCAACCTGATCGACGGTGCCTGCGCCAAACGGGGCCAGCAGCGCGCGCTTGGACGAGCCAAACCAGTGCAGCATCTCGTCGCCGCTCGCGGCCCAGTGGGGAGTATCGGTGTCGCTGTCGTCGTAGGCATGGTCGAGCAGCGCTATGCGCCGCAGTTCGTCTTCAACCAGCGTTGCCTGGCCGTGGACCAGCTTCACCGCGCCAAGTGTGCCGTACAGCCCGTAGTAGAACCTGCTCAGGCGTCCGAACATCTGGTTGCCGGTCGCCATCGTCGGCAGCGCAAAGAACAGCTCATCCGACGCTTCGCGCGCCGCAATGCGCCGCGCAAGTGCGAGTGCCGCTTCGGTCTTACCCTCGCCCGTCGGCGCTTCGATCACGTACAGGGCAGGACCGGCAAGATCGTTGGTATCCAGTGCGTCGATCCGGCATTGCAGCGGACGTGGTTCTGGAACATCGAAGAGATCACTGAACGTGGTGTAGGTCGGCGCGGCGCGCTTGTACGCAAATCCCACCTGTTCGACCGCTTCCCGTGCCTGCAGAGTGCTTTCCTGTACGTACTCGTCCAGCGGCGTTTCGCAGTTGGGCGGGAAGAAATCGGTGCTGGAGCCGATCCAGTCGGCCAGCACGATCAGGCCGGTCAAGGCGATCGTCGCCGAACGTACCGAGCGTGGCTTGCCGATGTCGGGCAGAGATCCGGGCTGCGGGGCGAGCGTTGCGCGCAGCAGATCGTACCCGGCGCGGCGCAGGTCTTCCCACTTCGGCGACTCACTGGTCAGCCGTAGTTTCCCTTGCTCGACTCCCACATCTTGCACAAAAAAGCCGTGGTGCCCGCCCAGGGCATCACACACGATCGTCACGATGTGACGGTGCAGCCCCGGCTCCAGCTCCGCAAACCACTGCCGAAGGAAGATCGCGCTGATCGCATTGTGTGGCGGCGGGTCGGTGTAGGCGCGCGGCGAGAATGTAAAGCCTGCACGCTCCAGCCGCTCACGCTGGCGTGCCGCCGACGCCGTCGTCTGCTGTCCCTGAAATGCCGCAGCGATCTTGCCCAGATCATGCAGCGCAACCAGAAACGGCAGCCAGTCGATCAGAGCATCGACGTTCGCGCCGCGCCAGGCATACCGCAGCGCATGGCGAAAGCGCGGCGAAGCGGCGTCGCTCAGCAGAGCACGCGCGACATGCCCAACATCCAGCATGTGGTAGATTGCGGGATGGAAGCGGTCGTTCGCTGCCGTTTTACCCCAGAGCTGAAACACCTGTTCTCGCAGAGTGTCTTCGATGGGTTGCATATCATCCTCCAACGACGTTGTGGATACACAGCATGAAGTTGCTCGTCGATCGCCGACGCACCAATACTGCGGGTAGGCCCGATAAGAGAGGGGGATAAGCGTATTATGTGCGGCTTGTCAATCCGGCCATTCCTGGCCCTGGCACACAGCCTTCAGATCTCTCCCGCCGATCATATGCAGCTTTGGCGCGCACGGCTTTGAAGCCACGTCGATTGCGATAAGCATCAGCGTCAGGTCGGTGCTGTCTGCGCTCAGCACGAGCACTGTGCCTTCCAGATGACCGAACCGACGGGCGGCTGCTTTGTTCATGGGAATATCGCGGCGACCCAAAAAGACGTGCAGCGCCCCGCGCACCACGTATGACGGCCATAGTCCATCACGAATTGAACATCGGCATCCGACAGGTTGCGCTGCGTGCAGCGGCTCAGCGCGTGGGCGGTATAGCGAACGCTCGGTTGCATTGGCGTGCCTCCTGTAAGGTGTTCTATCAGGGGTGAGGCAGCCGACGTGCCGATTTTTCACCATGTCGGAATCATATCTCAGCACCGAGAAAGTCGTGGTAGAATCGGCTCAACCCCCAACCGATCAGAGGAGGGATTAACCCACAGATTGCAGACTCCCTGGAGACACGTCTTCACCACCGAGCACCCCCCCGCTCCACCTTCCCATCACGGCTCCGGGTCATCCCCCACGCGATCGACTCGTGCCGTCAGGGATGTTTGATCAGGAGAACGATTGATGGATGACGCCCCATCGCCGCACGTTGCCCGCATCCTTGCATGCGAGGCAGCGATCGTTCGTATCCGCGCCGCACTGCGTGCAGGACAACAGAACGCCGATCAGGTGGCCGACGATTTTGAGCTGGTGTTCGCTACGGTTGCGCCGATCTTTATCCGCTCCGCCCGCAGCATCGCCTGGGTCGGACCAACCGCCGCCGAAGAAGCGCTCGACGCGATGGTGTATCGCCTCCAGATTGACGTCATGAGCGAAACCTTTCCCAGCCTGGAAACCGGCTTCGGAGCCTATCTTCGGACCATGCCGGTGCGCATCATTCAGACCCTCAAGCGCAAAAATATGGTCGACGCTGTCTCATCTCCAATGGAACGCCTGGATGCACCCATCGCCGAGGATGGTATGCTGTTGCACGAAACGGTGAGCGATCCCGATGCGACCAGCGATATTCAGGCTCTTGCCGATCACGAGGCAATCCAGCACGCGCTTGATCGCCTGCCGCCGATGCAGCGCGCGGCGATCGTGCTGCGGTTGCAGGGCGAGAGCAACAACGCCGTCGCCGACCGCCTGGGGGTATCGCCCGCCACCGCGACTCGTCTCTGCCAACGGGCCATCGACCAGATCAAAGTCCAGCTTCGTGCTTCAGAGGAGTGATCCCACGCTATGGATCGAGAACAACAGTTAATCGATGCGGCGATGCGCTACCAGACGTTGCTCGACCAGGGGCAGCCCGTCAGTGTCCGTGACTTTGTTGCCGGAGAAGCGTCTGAGCTGCGTGAGAAACTCGCCGCCTATCTTGAGCTGCTCCTGATCACGAATGTACCAGAGGAGCCGATCGTGCTGACCGCAGACGAGCAGGCGCTCGCCAATCGGGTGGTGGAGCGGGCACGCGCGCGCCTGCGGGAGCAGATAGCACCCACAGCGCCGCCGCCATCGCTGACGGCGCTCCGAAAAGCCGCTCGACTGACGCTTGGGCAGGTTGCACGGCAGATCGATCTGCCGGTCGATCTCTTGCAGCGCATTGAGCGCGGCGGCGTCATCGCCGCGACAATCCCGCACAAGCTGGTCACGCGGCTCGCGCAGGTCTTCCAGCTCGCAGAGGCGGAGGTCAAGAGCGCTTTGCAGGGATCACACCTGAGAACCGCCGATCTGCGGCTGAGCGCGCAGGATGGAACGAACGTGCCGCAGGAACAGGCCGTCGATTTCGCCGCTGCCCTCGCAGCAAGCACGGCGACCGATGCGCAGAACGTGGAGTGGGGATGAGCGTTCGCTGGCAGCAAATCCGGGCCTTTGCCACCGCCGCGTACGATCGGTATGCGGCTGCGCTTGGGCATGATGTACCGTTTCCGCTGGCGGTGGACGATCTAGTCGAGCGGGTCTATCTGCTCACGGCCTTTGTCGATCCCACCCTGGATCGCCGCATCAACGGCGAGCTGAACCCGGTCATCGGGTCGATCCGCCTGCGGCCCGGTCTTGCGCCCGAACGTGCGCGCTTTATCATGGCCCACGAGCTGGGACATTACGTGGTTGAAGGCGCGGCCACGCTGTTTGAAGATGACGACACAACGCTCGACGAGCGGGCTGGCGGCGAGAACGAGATCGAAGGCGGCGTGCTCCGCGTCTACAATACGCGCGAGCGACAGGAGCAGGACGCGAATCTCTTCGCGCTTGAGCTGCTGGTCCCGGCAGCGGTGCTCTGGCAGATGGTCCAGCAGCCGGGCTGGACCATCACCGACCTTGCCGAAACCTTCGGCGTGTCAACCGATGCGCTGCGCACCCAACTGCTCAACGTCTGCTGCTATGAGCCGCTCCGATCGACACCGGCTGAACAGGACGCCAGCACCCATACGTTTGCGCCCGATCCTGAACAGCAGGCCGCCGTCGATGCCCCGCTGCCGACCTTAGTGGTTGCGGGACCCGGCACCGGCAAGACGCGCAGCATCGTTGCCAAGTATGTGGCGCTGGTTGAGGCGGGCGTCGATCCGGCCTCGATTCTGTCGCTGACGTTCTCCAATAAAGCGGCGGAAGAGATGCGGACACGGATCGTCCGGGCGCTGAGCGCCACGCGCCCGGACCTTGCGGGACGGGCCGAGGTGCAGACCTTCCACGCCTGGGGCCTGAACTTCCTCAAAGCGTACGGCCCGCATGTTGGCCTGCCGCTCACGCTGCACCTCCGCGCGCCCGGCGACCTGTTTGTGCTGCTCAAGCGTCGGCTGGCCGAGTTGCCGCTCGAACAGTACAAACTGCTGCATGATCCCGGCTACTATCTCGGCGCGATCATGGGTGCGATCAGCCGCGCCAAGGATGAGCTGCGGACGCCTGCCGAGTATCGCGTGCTGGTCGACGCCGAAGCCGAGCGGATCGTCGCCGCTGCACTGCAGGAGACTGCCGGCAAAACCACCAAAGCTGCCGACGAGGCGCGCGACAAAGCGCGGCGGAGCGCCGCCCGCTTGCGCGAATTGGCCGCGATCTACGCGCAATACGAGTCATTACTGCGCGAGGAAGGCGTGGTTGATTACGGCGATGTGATCATGCAGTCCGTCGCCGCGCTGCGCATCCCGGCGGTTGCGTCCGAGGTACGGGCAAAATACCAGTATATTCTGGTCGATGAATTTCAGGACATCAACTATGCCGCTGGGCAGGTGATCGCCTTGCTCGACGGCGGGCGCGGACGGGTGTGGGCGGTCGGCGATCCCTGGCAGAGCATCTATCGCTTTCGCGGCGCATCTGCCGCAAACCTGGCTGAGTTCGAGGCCATCTACCCAGCCACGACCACGGTGCGGCTGGTGCGCAATTATCGCTCGGTCCAGGCGATTCTCGACGCGGCCCACCATGTCATGCAGCACGATCCGCAGGCGGCGCAGCGGACCGGCCTCCGAGCGCAGCGTCCTGCATCACGGCGCCAGCAGCGGGTGGTCGAGTGGGCAGCCGAGAGTTCAGCGGCGGAATATGCAGCCATCGCCCATGATATTCTTCGCCGTGTCGGGGGCAAGCGCCTACGGGGGACGCGCTGTGCGCACCGACGGCCTCATCGGCCACGGCGGGTTCGATCTCACGCTGGGCTGTACCGGACGCACCGCCCGCGCTTCGGCGACCATACGATTCTGTGTCGCACCAACCCGCAGGTCAGGCGTGTCGTCGCTGCCCTGGAGGCGCATGGTATCCCGACCGAAGGTGGCGGCGAACTCCTTGACTACCCTGAAGTCAAAGATGCGCTGGCGATCTGTGCGCTGGCGCGCTCGATCAACAGCGTCGGCATGCTGCGGGCGCTGACGCTGCCCGAACACCGGCTCAGTGCCGACGACCTCGAATGCCTGGTGCGCAATGCCTATGCCGAGCGGCGTTCGCTGCAACGCGCGACGCGCGACGCGACGATCGTCGATGATGTGTCGGAGGAGGGACAGCGCGCGCTCCAGCGACTCTACGATCTGCACGATGATCTGGCGGTCGAGTCCGACGCCTGGCGCGTGCTGACGCGCTACCTCTTCGATTCCAGCACGACGATGCGTGAGC
It encodes:
- the casA gene encoding type I-E CRISPR-associated protein Cse1/CasA — its product is MTQPLSPPAVASFNLWREPWIRVLDRNGGRRTLSIEEVLLQAHALKAFYDPSPLTVAGVHRLLAAILQAIYAPRDLAAIGDVLDEPQFDAARIRAFGEQFGERFDLFHPIAPFLQTGDVPLVGWRKPERPKGKQAAANDQGSVFEQDTAEQPAAAVPSKIEPKTIAYLLEEVPAGTNRTHFRHVTDDDHHLCPACCARSLITIPAFAKSGGAGIKPSINGVPPVYLLPVGDTLFHSLTLSLVAKNYRPAVVDETRQTAAWDGATTVPRSGELTAVGYLESLTFPARRVRLFPAFDAGPCTQCGQVSPIRVKEMLYEMGWSRPKQAPLWKDPFVAYRKPAKAKADEAPTPLRPGQGKALWRDYSSLFLADADLQPGLVRQMTGLIEQGIVAPNQRVRFRCIGMKTDGKAKVFEWLDDALNVPTALLRDERGAAAVREALSRAEEVARTIRFIFTRHMNPERGGKQEHFLGIRARMDDDYWTALALPFRDLINTAATMEAVDRARDTWARIILEHAQRAFDAALEQLGDRADMLRRRVEAHTHCRNVLFKHRRDWSLE
- the cas3 gene encoding CRISPR-associated helicase Cas3', with the translated sequence MQPIEDTLREQVFQLWGKTAANDRFHPAIYHMLDVGHVARALLSDAASPRFRHALRYAWRGANVDALIDWLPFLVALHDLGKIAAAFQGQQTTASAARQRERLERAGFTFSPRAYTDPPPHNAISAIFLRQWFAELEPGLHRHIVTIVCDALGGHHGFFVQDVGVEQGKLRLTSESPKWEDLRRAGYDLLRATLAPQPGSLPDIGKPRSVRSATIALTGLIVLADWIGSSTDFFPPNCETPLDEYVQESTLQAREAVEQVGFAYKRAAPTYTTFSDLFDVPEPRPLQCRIDALDTNDLAGPALYVIEAPTGEGKTEAALALARRIAAREASDELFFALPTMATGNQMFGRLSRFYYGLYGTLGAVKLVHGQATLVEDELRRIALLDHAYDDSDTDTPHWAASGDEMLHWFGSSKRALLAPFGAGTVDQVEMAGLHTRYYMLKLFSLAGKVIVIDEVHAYDAYMNTILEHTLRWLSALGSSVILLSATLPSQRHAKLAHAFLQSVIGEDAPVPNIPAKLLYPVLSIYSVQQQRSLSVAAFRAEQRLTLRLIHDDSYAAQARRLLDLVAEGGAVARLCNRVDDAQHIFRELQRLDPPECVLIHARFPLDERQKREQRVNDLVGRDAKRLPTDRVIIVGTQVLEQSLDYDVDVMVTDLAPIDLLLQRAGRLHRHDRQRLPQFSDAVMYVQLPLAAQEMPDWERWKRIYDEYILWRTWEILKKCAADSIISIMLPRDYRPLIEEVYTTELPPLDADAPYAEAMRKAWSAMQAGQAMMKDEAKLRLTPDPLSRDGIACGDALEFIEDEEGALIGWQAAKTRLGERITVIPVYDIDGMLSIDAQGRRRVSGKPDTATQIALLNHALPISDPRLIAALSKTRWPWRKPPALLKHVCPLKLDASDTTTIAGIPVRLDPLLGLTINQEIV
- a CDS encoding sigma-70 family RNA polymerase sigma factor → MDDAPSPHVARILACEAAIVRIRAALRAGQQNADQVADDFELVFATVAPIFIRSARSIAWVGPTAAEEALDAMVYRLQIDVMSETFPSLETGFGAYLRTMPVRIIQTLKRKNMVDAVSSPMERLDAPIAEDGMLLHETVSDPDATSDIQALADHEAIQHALDRLPPMQRAAIVLRLQGESNNAVADRLGVSPATATRLCQRAIDQIKVQLRASEE
- a CDS encoding helix-turn-helix transcriptional regulator gives rise to the protein MDREQQLIDAAMRYQTLLDQGQPVSVRDFVAGEASELREKLAAYLELLLITNVPEEPIVLTADEQALANRVVERARARLREQIAPTAPPPSLTALRKAARLTLGQVARQIDLPVDLLQRIERGGVIAATIPHKLVTRLAQVFQLAEAEVKSALQGSHLRTADLRLSAQDGTNVPQEQAVDFAAALAASTATDAQNVEWG
- a CDS encoding UvrD-helicase domain-containing protein is translated as MSVRWQQIRAFATAAYDRYAAALGHDVPFPLAVDDLVERVYLLTAFVDPTLDRRINGELNPVIGSIRLRPGLAPERARFIMAHELGHYVVEGAATLFEDDDTTLDERAGGENEIEGGVLRVYNTRERQEQDANLFALELLVPAAVLWQMVQQPGWTITDLAETFGVSTDALRTQLLNVCCYEPLRSTPAEQDASTHTFAPDPEQQAAVDAPLPTLVVAGPGTGKTRSIVAKYVALVEAGVDPASILSLTFSNKAAEEMRTRIVRALSATRPDLAGRAEVQTFHAWGLNFLKAYGPHVGLPLTLHLRAPGDLFVLLKRRLAELPLEQYKLLHDPGYYLGAIMGAISRAKDELRTPAEYRVLVDAEAERIVAAALQETAGKTTKAADEARDKARRSAARLRELAAIYAQYESLLREEGVVDYGDVIMQSVAALRIPAVASEVRAKYQYILVDEFQDINYAAGQVIALLDGGRGRVWAVGDPWQSIYRFRGASAANLAEFEAIYPATTTVRLVRNYRSVQAILDAAHHVMQHDPQAAQRTGLRAQRPASRRQQRVVEWAAESSAAEYAAIAHDILRRVGGKRLRGTRCAHRRPHRPRRVRSHAGLYRTHRPRFGDHTILCRTNPQVRRVVAALEAHGIPTEGGGELLDYPEVKDALAICALARSINSVGMLRALTLPEHRLSADDLECLVRNAYAERRSLQRATRDATIVDDVSEEGQRALQRLYDLHDDLAVESDAWRVLTRYLFDSSTTMRERMTRAACGDTQAQRQLANLGQLALVARNFVRQAPADARDAQSFIAYVRLLIEAGEDPPAAPLAHGADAVRVMTVHSAKGLEFRTVYVPHVHHDGFPPRKRGSVIPSIAGLVHGPVADADQEERYLLYVAMTRAQDRLVLSRTQWKHGKPIARSTLLPHETPWPIRRISAERRCHAPLPDMRLRHAAVQPTTIAASSIETYERCPRRYLYQYGYQLFDDQTPFLRMHQTIKHTIRALRELAEAGSLPEDEQEVERLVQQMFTRNQLDAVTYRDEYFAEAMPHVRRIWQDLRANPSIAGDIDREIVVQRPAGRIAVRVDRIERTPDGTRYVQVKSGKRGDKDHLSTRVMVYALAAEAAHDDGGIMIQYTATGDMHPVKPRADVLKRHSARIDELLEGIAAGRWEPNYGEHCDTCPFNVICPV